In a single window of the Thiohalophilus sp. genome:
- the pheA gene encoding prephenate dehydratase — MSDDLQSLRQRIDELDEQLQALITERARLAEEVARTKQAEGEEVFYRAEREAEVLRGVMQRNQGPLSNEEMARLFREIMSACLALERIMNIAFLGPEGTFTQAAALKHFGHSVQTLPLGTIGDVFREVESGNASYGVVPVENSTEGVINHTLDEFMSSSLSICGEVELRIHHHLLSKNPDIRNIHKVYSHRQSLAQCRKWLDMHLSQVQQIDVSSNAEAARLASTDPESAAIAGESAADIYALGYLAKNIEDHPENTTRFLVVGKRETPLSGNDKTSMLVYTRNRPGALYTMLAPFAKHNISMSRIESRPSHQGMWNYAFFIDIEGHIDSDNVRQAIDELEQTASMVKILGSYPRAVL, encoded by the coding sequence TTGAGCGACGACCTTCAATCCCTGCGTCAACGGATCGATGAACTGGACGAACAGCTCCAGGCATTGATCACCGAGCGGGCCCGCCTCGCCGAGGAGGTGGCGCGCACCAAGCAGGCGGAAGGGGAGGAGGTCTTCTATCGCGCCGAGCGCGAGGCCGAGGTGCTGCGCGGTGTCATGCAACGCAACCAGGGCCCGTTGAGCAACGAGGAGATGGCGCGGCTGTTCCGCGAGATCATGTCCGCCTGCCTGGCCCTGGAGCGGATCATGAACATCGCCTTTCTCGGTCCGGAGGGGACCTTCACCCAGGCGGCGGCGCTGAAGCATTTCGGTCATTCGGTGCAGACCCTGCCGCTGGGCACCATCGGCGATGTGTTTCGCGAAGTGGAGTCGGGCAACGCCTCCTATGGTGTGGTGCCGGTGGAAAACTCCACCGAGGGTGTCATCAATCATACGCTCGACGAATTCATGAGCTCGTCATTGTCGATCTGCGGTGAGGTAGAGTTACGCATTCACCACCATCTGCTGAGTAAAAATCCGGACATCCGCAACATTCACAAGGTTTACTCGCACCGGCAATCGCTGGCCCAATGCCGCAAATGGCTGGATATGCATCTGTCGCAAGTGCAGCAGATCGATGTCAGCAGCAACGCCGAAGCGGCCCGCCTGGCCAGTACTGATCCGGAGTCAGCGGCCATTGCCGGCGAGAGTGCCGCGGATATTTATGCGCTCGGCTATCTGGCGAAAAATATCGAGGACCATCCGGAGAACACCACCCGCTTCCTGGTAGTCGGCAAACGCGAGACACCGCTCAGTGGCAACGACAAGACCTCGATGCTGGTCTACACCCGCAACAGGCCGGGTGCCCTGTACACCATGCTTGCGCCCTTTGCCAAACATAACATCTCCATGTCGCGCATCGAGTCACGACCTTCGCATCAGGGCATGTGGAATTACGCCTTCTTTATCGATATCGAAGGCCATATCGACAGCGACAACGTCCGACAGGCCATCGACGAACTCGAACAGACCGCCAGCATGGTCAAGATCCTCGGGTCCTATCCGCGGGCGGTATTATAA
- the serC gene encoding 3-phosphoserine/phosphohydroxythreonine transaminase, whose protein sequence is MSRVFNFSAGPAMLPQEVLERAREEMLDWQGSGMSVMEMSHRGKEFMSIAEKATADLRELMAVPDNYEILFLQGGASSQFAMVPMNLLRDKTKADYINTGAWSKKAISEAKKFCDVNVAATTEDDGFSSAPAQDEWQVSADAAYVHYTPNETIGGVEFNYIPDTGDVPLVADMSSTILSRPIDVSKYGVIYAGAQKNIGPAGLTVVIVRKDLIGQPLDKTPAMFDYQVHAEADSMANTPPTYGWYLAGLVFEWLKEKGGLQGMAEINKRKADKLYQAIDTSEFYTNPVRPDCRSWMNVPFTLANPDLDKTFLEEVAKQGMTSLKGHRSVGGMRASIYNAMPEAGVDTLVEFMADFEKRHG, encoded by the coding sequence ATGTCACGTGTATTTAATTTCAGCGCCGGTCCGGCGATGCTGCCCCAGGAAGTTCTGGAGCGCGCTCGCGAGGAGATGCTCGACTGGCAGGGCAGCGGTATGTCGGTGATGGAAATGAGCCATCGCGGCAAGGAATTCATGTCCATCGCCGAAAAAGCCACCGCGGATCTGCGCGAGTTGATGGCGGTGCCGGACAATTACGAGATTCTGTTTTTACAGGGCGGCGCCAGCAGTCAGTTTGCCATGGTGCCGATGAATCTGTTGCGCGACAAAACCAAAGCCGATTACATCAACACCGGTGCCTGGTCGAAAAAAGCGATCAGTGAAGCGAAAAAATTCTGTGACGTGAACGTCGCGGCGACCACCGAGGACGACGGCTTCAGCAGCGCCCCGGCACAGGACGAGTGGCAGGTCAGTGCCGATGCCGCCTATGTGCATTACACGCCGAACGAAACGATCGGCGGTGTCGAATTCAACTATATCCCCGATACCGGCGATGTCCCGCTGGTGGCGGACATGTCGTCCACCATCCTGTCGCGCCCGATTGATGTATCGAAGTATGGCGTGATCTACGCCGGCGCGCAGAAGAACATCGGTCCGGCCGGATTGACCGTGGTCATCGTGCGCAAGGATCTGATCGGTCAGCCCCTCGACAAGACGCCGGCCATGTTCGACTATCAGGTCCACGCCGAAGCCGACTCCATGGCCAATACCCCGCCCACCTACGGCTGGTATCTGGCCGGCCTGGTCTTTGAATGGCTCAAGGAGAAGGGCGGTCTGCAAGGCATGGCCGAGATCAACAAGCGCAAGGCGGATAAACTGTATCAGGCGATCGATACGTCCGAATTTTACACCAATCCGGTTCGACCCGATTGCCGCTCGTGGATGAACGTACCGTTCACCCTGGCCAACCCGGACCTGGATAAGACGTTCCTGGAAGAGGTCGCCAAACAGGGCATGACCAGCCTGAAAGGCCACCGCTCCGTCGGCGGCATGCGCGCCAGCATCTACAACGCCATGCCCGAAGCCGGCGTCGATACCCTGGTCGAGTTCATGGCCGACTTCGAAAAACGACATGGCTAA
- the hisC gene encoding histidinol-phosphate transaminase translates to MTRLAEKVDISELAAPGVRQLTPYQPGKPIEELEREYGLDDVIKLASNENPLGPSPDVLKAIYGRLGELSRYPDGNGFVLKQALCKRFDLEPGQITLGNGSNDVLELIARAFVTPDNEVIFSQHAFAVYPLVTRAIGARAVVTPARARGHDLDAMREAITGRTRLIFIANPNNPTGTWLSKQALQDFLEQIPPHVLVVLDEAYFEYASDPVMGLAQYPDGLQWLSKFSNLIVTRTFSKAYGLAGLRIGYAVSHPEVADYLNRVRQPFNVNHLALAAASAALTDSAHLQRGVALNARGLQQYYQAFDRLGLDYIPSAGNFVTVRVGPAAEINEQLLRRGIIVRPVANYELPEHLRISIGSEKENQRCIAALGEILQAGG, encoded by the coding sequence ATGACACGATTAGCAGAAAAAGTCGATATTTCCGAGCTGGCTGCCCCGGGTGTCCGTCAGCTGACGCCGTATCAGCCGGGCAAGCCGATCGAGGAGCTGGAGCGCGAATACGGTCTGGATGACGTTATCAAGCTGGCCTCCAATGAAAATCCGCTGGGGCCGTCGCCGGATGTGTTAAAAGCGATCTACGGGCGCCTTGGCGAGCTGAGTCGCTATCCGGACGGTAACGGTTTTGTTCTCAAGCAGGCCTTGTGCAAGCGTTTCGATCTCGAACCGGGGCAGATTACGCTGGGCAACGGTTCCAACGATGTGCTGGAACTGATCGCCCGGGCTTTTGTGACGCCGGACAATGAAGTTATTTTTTCGCAACACGCCTTTGCCGTCTATCCGCTGGTAACCCGCGCTATCGGTGCCAGAGCGGTGGTGACGCCGGCCAGAGCCCGGGGGCATGATCTCGATGCGATGCGCGAGGCGATTACCGGGCGCACGCGACTGATTTTTATCGCCAACCCGAATAACCCGACCGGCACCTGGCTTTCGAAACAGGCATTACAGGATTTTTTAGAACAGATTCCGCCGCATGTGCTGGTGGTACTGGACGAGGCCTATTTTGAATATGCTTCCGATCCGGTGATGGGACTGGCGCAATATCCCGATGGCCTGCAATGGCTGTCGAAGTTTTCCAACCTGATCGTGACCCGTACCTTCTCCAAGGCCTACGGCCTGGCCGGGCTGAGGATCGGCTATGCTGTCTCCCATCCCGAGGTGGCCGATTATCTTAACCGGGTGCGTCAGCCGTTTAATGTGAACCATCTGGCGCTGGCGGCGGCGAGCGCGGCCCTGACCGATAGCGCCCATCTGCAACGTGGCGTCGCGCTCAATGCCCGGGGATTGCAACAGTACTATCAGGCCTTCGATCGGCTGGGACTCGATTACATTCCCTCGGCGGGCAATTTTGTCACCGTGCGGGTCGGACCGGCCGCGGAGATCAACGAACAGTTATTGCGCCGGGGGATCATCGTGCGCCCGGTCGCCAATTACGAGCTGCCGGAACATCTGCGCATTTCGATCGGCAGCGAGAAAGAGAACCAGCGCTGTATCGCGGCCCTGGGCGAGATTCTGCAGGCAGGCGGATGA
- a CDS encoding phosphoglycerate dehydrogenase, producing MYKVLTLNNISLAGLERLPRDKYEIASEIGHPDAVLVRSAKMHEMEIPDSLKAIGRAGAGVNNIPVDKMSDQGIAVFNAPGANANAVKELVLAGMLMGCRNIGPAWDFARSVEGSDAEINKAVEAGKKNFGGFELPGRTLGVVGLGAIGRNVANMALQLGMRVVGFDPGITVEGAWQLSSEVEKAGSMDELVSKVDFISFHVPLIDATRNMINADRLKMMRDGVVILNFARNGIIDDEAVSAAIKAGKVYAYVCDFPSNLLKNHERVITLPHLGASTAEAEENCAIMVAEQVRDYLEHGNIRNSVNFPEVYMERTEGERIAIVNRNEPNMVGQITGALAKQNLNIVDMINKSRGNLAYNLIDIDGNVDEAMYEQLCGIGGVLKVRLID from the coding sequence ATGTACAAGGTTCTGACGTTAAATAATATCTCTCTCGCAGGTCTGGAACGACTGCCGCGGGACAAGTATGAAATTGCCTCTGAGATCGGTCATCCCGATGCGGTCCTGGTGCGTTCGGCGAAGATGCACGAGATGGAGATACCCGACAGCCTCAAGGCGATCGGTCGCGCCGGCGCCGGAGTGAACAACATTCCGGTCGACAAGATGTCGGATCAGGGTATCGCGGTGTTTAATGCCCCCGGTGCCAACGCCAACGCGGTAAAAGAGCTGGTGCTGGCCGGCATGCTGATGGGGTGTCGCAATATCGGACCGGCCTGGGATTTTGCCCGCTCGGTGGAAGGTTCCGATGCCGAGATTAACAAGGCGGTGGAAGCCGGCAAGAAGAACTTCGGCGGTTTCGAGTTGCCCGGACGGACGCTCGGCGTGGTTGGGCTGGGCGCCATCGGCCGCAACGTGGCCAACATGGCGCTGCAACTGGGCATGCGCGTGGTCGGCTTCGATCCGGGTATTACCGTGGAAGGCGCCTGGCAGTTGTCCTCGGAAGTGGAAAAAGCCGGCAGCATGGATGAGCTGGTCTCCAAAGTGGATTTCATCAGCTTCCATGTGCCGCTGATCGATGCGACGCGCAATATGATCAATGCCGACCGGCTCAAGATGATGCGCGATGGCGTGGTGATTCTTAACTTTGCGCGTAACGGTATTATCGATGACGAAGCGGTCAGTGCCGCGATCAAGGCCGGCAAGGTTTACGCTTATGTCTGTGACTTCCCGAGTAATCTGTTAAAAAACCACGAACGGGTCATCACCCTGCCGCATCTGGGTGCCTCCACCGCCGAGGCGGAAGAGAACTGTGCGATCATGGTGGCCGAGCAGGTGCGCGATTATCTGGAGCACGGCAACATCCGCAATTCGGTCAACTTTCCGGAAGTCTATATGGAACGCACCGAAGGTGAGCGCATCGCGATCGTCAACCGCAACGAACCGAACATGGTCGGGCAGATTACGGGCGCGCTGGCCAAGCAGAATCTGAATATCGTTGACATGATCAACAAATCACGCGGCAACCTCGCCTATAATCTGATCGACATCGACGGTAATGTGGATGAAGCAATGTACGAGCAGTTATGTGGTATCGGTGGCGTGTTAAAAGTGCGTCTGATCGACTGA
- the aroA gene encoding 3-phosphoshikimate 1-carboxyvinyltransferase, with product MTQSDSPVRFTVAPGGKLSGQFRVPGDKSISHRSIMLGALADGTTRVSGFLSGADNLATLNAFRAMGVEIDGPDDGEVVIRGVGLHGLKPPAAPLDLGNSGTSMRLLAGLLAAQAFDSTLSGDASLSKRPMKRVTDPLGEMGARIDTSEAGTPPLTIHGGQPLRGIHYAMPVASAQVKSCLLLAGLYADGETCISEPAPTRDHTERMLEGFGYPVRHAGATACLAGGGNLVARDIDVPADISSAAFFMVGASIAPDSDITLEHVGINPTRLGVITILQQMGADISLHNEQRVGGEPVADIRVRSAPLKGIPIPEVQVPLAIDEFPALFIAAACAEGETVLTGARELRVKESDRIQVMADGLQALGIDAEPTEDGMRLCGGTLGTGSVDSHGDHRIAMAFAMAALRAGGPITIRDCANVATSFPGFVELAAGAGLAISQEGGA from the coding sequence ATGACCCAGAGTGATTCACCGGTACGGTTTACCGTCGCGCCGGGCGGCAAACTGAGCGGCCAATTTCGCGTGCCCGGCGACAAGTCGATCTCCCACCGCAGCATCATGCTCGGCGCCCTGGCGGACGGCACCACCCGGGTCAGCGGTTTTCTGTCGGGGGCCGATAATCTGGCCACGCTCAACGCCTTTCGCGCCATGGGGGTCGAGATCGACGGGCCCGATGACGGAGAGGTCGTGATTCGGGGCGTGGGACTGCACGGTCTCAAGCCGCCGGCCGCGCCGCTGGATCTGGGCAATTCCGGCACCTCCATGCGCCTGCTGGCCGGCCTGCTGGCGGCCCAGGCCTTCGACAGCACGCTGAGCGGCGATGCCTCGCTGAGCAAACGGCCGATGAAACGGGTCACCGATCCGCTGGGGGAGATGGGCGCGCGCATCGACACCAGCGAGGCCGGGACCCCGCCGTTGACAATCCACGGCGGGCAACCGTTGCGGGGCATTCACTACGCCATGCCGGTGGCCAGCGCCCAGGTCAAATCCTGTTTGCTGCTGGCCGGGCTGTACGCCGACGGCGAAACCTGCATCAGCGAGCCGGCACCGACCCGGGATCACACCGAACGCATGCTGGAAGGCTTCGGCTATCCGGTCCGGCACGCGGGGGCGACCGCCTGCCTCGCCGGCGGCGGCAATCTGGTTGCCCGGGATATCGACGTGCCGGCGGACATCTCCTCGGCAGCCTTTTTTATGGTCGGCGCCAGCATCGCCCCGGACTCGGATATCACCCTCGAGCACGTGGGGATCAACCCCACCCGGCTCGGGGTGATCACGATTTTGCAGCAGATGGGCGCGGACATCAGCCTGCACAATGAACAGCGCGTCGGCGGCGAGCCGGTGGCCGACATCCGGGTGCGCAGTGCTCCGTTAAAAGGGATCCCGATCCCCGAGGTGCAGGTGCCGCTGGCCATCGACGAGTTTCCGGCCCTGTTTATCGCCGCCGCCTGCGCCGAGGGCGAAACGGTGCTGACCGGGGCCCGCGAATTACGGGTCAAGGAGAGCGATCGCATCCAGGTGATGGCCGACGGCCTGCAGGCGCTGGGGATCGACGCCGAGCCGACCGAAGACGGTATGCGTCTTTGCGGCGGCACGCTGGGCACCGGCAGCGTCGACAGTCACGGCGATCACCGCATCGCCATGGCCTTTGCCATGGCGGCGCTGCGCGCCGGCGGGCCGATTACGATTCGCGATTGCGCCAACGTGGCCACTTCATTCCCCGGCTTTGTCGAGCTGGCCGCCGGCGCCGGTCTGGCCATCAGCCAGGAGGGCGGGGCATGA
- a CDS encoding prephenate dehydrogenase — MSKPAINQLTVIGVGLIGGSLARALRRANAVTTLVGAGRNAEQLEIARKLGVVDRIETDLARACAGADVVVLAVPLGAMRTVLEQIAPSLSPNTVITDVGSAKGSVIADAGQIFNGLPARFVPGHPIAGTEQSGVEASFAELFDQRRVILTPDPATDPAAVTTVGQLWEACGAQVMTMDVAHHDAVLAATSHLPHVLAYTLVDSLARQDDSREIFDYAAGGFRDFTRIASSDPQMWHDICAANREPLVKALQRFISDLEQLTRAIEQADSDTIKQTFERAKQARDAFCNK, encoded by the coding sequence ATGAGCAAACCCGCGATCAATCAACTGACCGTCATCGGCGTCGGCCTCATCGGCGGCTCATTGGCACGCGCGCTGCGCCGGGCCAATGCCGTGACCACCCTCGTCGGCGCCGGGCGCAATGCCGAGCAGCTGGAAATTGCACGCAAGCTGGGGGTGGTCGATCGCATCGAGACCGATCTGGCCAGAGCCTGTGCCGGGGCGGACGTAGTGGTGCTGGCCGTGCCGCTGGGCGCGATGCGCACGGTGCTCGAACAGATTGCCCCGAGCCTGTCCCCGAACACGGTTATTACTGATGTCGGCAGCGCCAAGGGCAGCGTGATCGCCGACGCCGGGCAGATTTTCAACGGTCTGCCGGCGCGCTTTGTGCCCGGCCATCCCATCGCCGGCACCGAGCAGAGCGGGGTGGAGGCTTCGTTCGCCGAGCTGTTCGATCAACGCCGGGTGATCCTTACCCCCGACCCGGCCACCGATCCGGCGGCGGTGACCACCGTGGGTCAGCTCTGGGAGGCCTGTGGCGCACAGGTGATGACCATGGACGTGGCCCATCACGACGCGGTGCTGGCGGCGACCAGCCATCTGCCCCATGTGCTGGCCTACACGCTGGTCGACAGTCTCGCGCGTCAGGATGACAGCCGGGAGATCTTCGATTATGCTGCCGGCGGTTTTCGCGACTTCACCCGCATCGCCTCCAGTGATCCGCAAATGTGGCATGACATCTGCGCGGCCAACCGTGAGCCCCTGGTCAAGGCCTTGCAGCGCTTTATCAGCGATCTGGAACAGCTTACCCGGGCCATCGAGCAGGCGGACAGCGACACCATTAAACAGACTTTTGAACGTGCCAAACAGGCGCGGGATGCGTTTTGTAACAAATAA
- the mtnA gene encoding S-methyl-5-thioribose-1-phosphate isomerase, whose amino-acid sequence MLEQYDTFKPVLWQDEAVCLLDQRLLPHQHQYMYCRAVAEVAQAIRDMVVRGAPAIGITAAYGVALAARQRYAESAANWRDNIEADLQQLEAARPTAINLHWAIARMRGKLAGLDGDPFEVLLQEARTIHEQDIAANLKMGEFGASLIEPGSSVLTHCNAGALATGGHGTALGVIRSARADGKLDTVYADETRPWLQGARLTAWELLQDHIPVTLVAEGAAAWLMQQGKVQWVIVGSDRIVANGDVANKIGTYSLAVLARQHGVKFMVAAPTSTIDMAVSEGGAIPIEQRDPAELLACGGQRVAAEGATAWNPVFDVTPAELVDAIVTERGIIEQPNAEKMARHMGQHR is encoded by the coding sequence ATGCTGGAACAATACGACACGTTCAAACCGGTGCTGTGGCAGGACGAGGCGGTCTGCCTGCTGGATCAGCGGCTGCTGCCGCACCAGCACCAGTATATGTACTGCCGTGCCGTGGCCGAGGTGGCGCAGGCGATTCGGGATATGGTGGTGCGCGGCGCGCCGGCCATCGGCATCACCGCCGCTTACGGCGTGGCGCTGGCGGCGCGGCAACGCTATGCCGAGTCAGCGGCAAACTGGCGTGACAACATCGAAGCGGATTTGCAGCAACTGGAAGCCGCCCGGCCCACGGCCATCAACCTCCACTGGGCCATCGCGCGCATGCGGGGCAAACTGGCCGGATTGGACGGTGATCCGTTCGAGGTATTGTTACAGGAAGCCCGCACCATTCATGAACAGGACATTGCCGCCAATCTGAAAATGGGCGAGTTCGGCGCGTCGTTGATTGAACCGGGCAGCAGCGTGTTGACCCACTGCAATGCCGGGGCACTGGCCACCGGCGGTCACGGCACGGCGCTGGGGGTGATTCGCAGCGCCCGGGCCGACGGCAAACTGGACACGGTCTACGCCGATGAGACCCGTCCCTGGTTGCAGGGCGCCCGCCTGACCGCCTGGGAGCTGCTGCAGGATCATATTCCGGTGACCCTGGTGGCCGAAGGCGCGGCGGCCTGGCTGATGCAGCAGGGCAAGGTGCAGTGGGTAATCGTCGGCTCCGATCGGATCGTGGCCAACGGCGATGTGGCCAACAAGATCGGCACCTATTCGCTGGCGGTGCTGGCGCGCCAGCACGGGGTCAAATTCATGGTGGCGGCACCGACCTCCACTATCGACATGGCCGTCAGCGAAGGCGGGGCGATTCCCATTGAACAGCGGGATCCGGCCGAATTGCTCGCCTGTGGCGGGCAGCGGGTGGCGGCGGAGGGTGCCACGGCCTGGAATCCGGTGTTCGATGTGACCCCGGCGGAGCTGGTGGACGCCATCGTTACCGAACGGGGTATCATCGAGCAGCCCAATGCCGAGAAAATGGCCCGGCACATGGGCCAACATCGCTGA
- the gyrA gene encoding DNA gyrase subunit A: MSEFAKEVLPINIEEEMKQSYLDYAMSVIVGRALPDVRDGLKPVHRRVLYAMRELGNDWNKPYKKSARVVGDVIGKYHPHGDSAVYDTIVRMAQPFSLRYMLVDGQGNFGSVDGDAPAAMRYTEVRMARIAHELLADIEKETVDYTLNYDETEYEPEILPARIPNLLVNGSAGIAVGMATNIPPHNLNEVINATLAMIDNPDITVQELMGYIPGPDFPTAGIINGARGIAEAYATGRGRIYVRARTKIEEMPNGRERIVVTELPYQVNKARLLERIAELVKDRKIEGISELRDESDKEGMRVVIELRRGEVTEVMLNNLYQHTQMQTVFGINMVALVEGQPQLLNLHQILASFIRHRREVVTRRTVFDLRKAREKAHVREGLAIALANIDQIIALIKAAKNPAEAKEQLMQTLWEPGVVNQMLERTGAAASRPEGLAPEFGLVDGRYRLSDAQAQAILDMRLHRLTGLEQDKILNEYEELLKQIEELLAILASSERLMQVIRDELVEMRDQYGDERRTEIIASQEDLTIEDLITEEDVVVTLSHEGYAKAQPITAYTSQRRGGKGKAATSVKDEDFVDKLFVASTHDTILCFSSRGKVYWLKVYELPQAGRTARGRPIVNLLPLEEGERINAILPIREYLEGQFIFFATSNGTVKKTPLTDFSRPRASGIIAIELRDNDHLIGVELTRGDQDVLLFSTAGKAICFNEQDVRAMGRSSVGVRGMKLQSDQHVISLIIASEGHILTATENGYGKRTPVDDYPRHGRGGQGVKSIQTSERNGEVIGAELVGEEDEIMLITSRGTLVRTKVDEVSIMGRNTQGVKLISLGEGEKLSGIERIAKISDEEDALEEE; encoded by the coding sequence ATGAGCGAATTTGCCAAGGAAGTCCTCCCGATCAACATCGAGGAGGAGATGAAGCAGTCTTATCTGGACTATGCCATGAGTGTCATCGTCGGGCGCGCCCTGCCCGATGTCCGGGACGGCCTCAAGCCGGTCCACCGCCGCGTGCTGTATGCCATGCGCGAGCTGGGTAACGACTGGAACAAGCCCTACAAGAAATCGGCCCGCGTGGTCGGTGACGTCATCGGTAAATACCATCCCCACGGCGACAGCGCCGTCTACGACACCATCGTGCGCATGGCCCAGCCGTTCTCGCTGCGCTACATGCTGGTCGACGGCCAGGGCAACTTCGGCTCGGTGGACGGCGATGCGCCGGCGGCGATGCGTTACACCGAAGTGCGCATGGCCAGAATCGCCCATGAACTGCTGGCGGACATCGAAAAAGAGACCGTCGATTACACGCTCAACTATGACGAAACTGAATACGAGCCGGAGATTCTGCCGGCCCGTATCCCCAATCTGCTGGTCAACGGTTCCGCCGGGATCGCGGTGGGCATGGCGACCAACATTCCGCCGCATAATCTCAATGAAGTAATCAATGCCACGCTGGCAATGATCGACAACCCGGACATCACCGTCCAGGAGTTGATGGGCTATATTCCCGGGCCGGATTTTCCGACCGCCGGCATTATCAATGGCGCGCGCGGCATCGCCGAGGCCTATGCCACCGGCCGCGGCCGGATCTATGTGCGGGCACGAACCAAGATCGAGGAGATGCCCAACGGCCGCGAGCGGATTGTGGTGACCGAGTTGCCTTATCAGGTCAACAAGGCGCGCCTGCTGGAGCGCATCGCCGAGCTGGTCAAGGACCGGAAAATCGAGGGCATCAGCGAACTGCGTGATGAATCGGACAAGGAAGGCATGCGCGTGGTCATCGAGCTGCGCCGCGGCGAAGTCACCGAAGTGATGCTCAACAATCTCTATCAGCACACCCAGATGCAGACCGTCTTCGGCATCAATATGGTGGCGCTGGTCGAGGGGCAGCCGCAGCTGCTTAATCTGCACCAGATTCTGGCCTCCTTCATTCGTCATCGTCGCGAGGTTGTCACCCGGCGTACTGTGTTCGATCTGCGCAAGGCGCGGGAGAAGGCGCATGTGCGTGAAGGTCTGGCCATTGCCCTGGCCAACATCGACCAGATCATCGCCCTGATCAAGGCGGCCAAAAATCCGGCCGAGGCCAAGGAACAGCTGATGCAGACCCTCTGGGAGCCCGGTGTGGTCAACCAGATGCTGGAACGCACCGGCGCCGCGGCTTCCCGGCCGGAAGGGCTGGCGCCCGAATTCGGGCTGGTCGACGGCCGCTACCGGTTATCCGATGCCCAGGCCCAGGCAATTCTTGATATGCGCCTGCATCGCCTGACCGGTCTGGAGCAGGACAAGATCCTCAACGAATATGAAGAGTTGCTCAAACAGATCGAGGAATTGCTGGCGATTCTGGCCAGCAGCGAGCGGCTGATGCAGGTGATCCGCGACGAACTGGTGGAAATGCGCGATCAATACGGCGATGAACGGCGTACCGAGATCATCGCCAGTCAGGAAGATCTGACCATCGAGGATCTGATCACCGAGGAAGACGTGGTCGTGACCCTGTCGCATGAAGGCTACGCCAAGGCCCAGCCGATTACCGCCTACACCTCGCAGCGTCGTGGCGGCAAGGGCAAGGCGGCCACTTCGGTCAAGGATGAGGACTTTGTCGACAAGCTGTTCGTGGCCAGCACCCATGACACCATTTTATGTTTCTCCAGTCGCGGCAAGGTCTACTGGCTCAAGGTCTACGAACTGCCGCAGGCCGGGCGCACCGCGCGCGGTCGTCCCATCGTCAACCTGTTGCCGCTGGAAGAGGGCGAGCGGATCAATGCGATTTTGCCGATTCGCGAATACCTGGAAGGGCAGTTCATCTTCTTTGCCACCAGCAACGGCACCGTGAAGAAAACGCCATTGACCGATTTCTCCCGTCCGCGCGCCTCGGGCATCATCGCCATCGAACTGCGCGATAACGATCATCTGATCGGCGTGGAACTGACCCGTGGCGATCAGGATGTGCTGCTGTTCAGCACCGCCGGCAAGGCGATCTGCTTCAACGAGCAGGACGTGCGTGCCATGGGCCGCAGCTCGGTCGGGGTGCGCGGCATGAAGCTGCAATCCGATCAGCACGTCATCTCGCTGATCATCGCCAGCGAAGGTCATATCCTCACCGCCACCGAAAACGGTTATGGCAAGCGTACGCCCGTGGATGACTATCCGCGCCATGGTCGCGGCGGCCAGGGCGTCAAGTCGATCCAGACCTCGGAGCGTAACGGCGAGGTCATTGGCGCCGAACTGGTGGGCGAAGAAGATGAGATCATGCTCATCACCAGCCGCGGCACCCTGGTACGCACCAAAGTCGACGAAGTCTCGATCATGGGTCGCAATACCCAGGGCGTGAAACTGATCAGCCTCGGCGAAGGCGAAAAACTCTCCGGCATCGAACGCATCGCCAAAATCAGCGACGAAGAGGATGCCCTTGAAGAAGAGTAA